In Edaphobacter paludis, a single window of DNA contains:
- a CDS encoding beta-galactosidase, whose translation MQKAHMHVVRVAEFAWTALEPQEGKYDLDWLERAINLAGQHGIYVIVGTPTAGPPVWMATKYPDILVTEANGKQYTGSTRNHDNSNSNRYRQFAREMDERLSKRFGHNPYVIGWQIDNEYSNQSYDPATQAQFHAWLEHRYGTIDKLNQAWTTAYDNQTYSAFNEIPLVNGTGDNNPGLWLDSKRFISESLRDYQKVQIDAIRKYAEPRQKITTNMMGWYDLYDHYTVGQDLDIIGWDNPQVEGSFDPIKNGAPHDLMRGLKGQNYWVMETTAGPRGGGDASIQLDKGAMRTAIWADIGHGADLVSYWQWRDALNGGEANHGALVDVDGEPDPIYTEYSQIGREFEKAGSAIQGTSPEASVAILHSYPSRWDINWQKMNPAYDAINSLMSYYTPLHELGYTIDIVPPDRDLSKYKLVIAPGLEVLTQAEADNLTRYVKGGGHLVFGQRSAMKDENNSRWPQRQPGPLTQLLGARVEQFTSLKNPVAISGEWGESKGELFAEQLRPQASDVKVLMRYQAPHSWLDGEPAAVTRKIGTGSFTYIGAWFGDAGMKRAVQWMLTESSLKPDDFAVPDGVEVYRRVAADRKVFIVENLSHAAQTVVLPNMMKDALTDQRVHSVKLPVYGVAVLVQAKDVTR comes from the coding sequence ATGCAGAAGGCCCACATGCATGTCGTGCGTGTAGCGGAGTTCGCCTGGACTGCTCTCGAACCGCAGGAAGGTAAATACGACCTCGACTGGCTTGAACGTGCCATCAATCTCGCCGGACAGCACGGCATCTATGTCATTGTCGGCACGCCCACCGCCGGACCACCCGTCTGGATGGCCACCAAGTACCCCGATATCCTCGTCACCGAAGCAAACGGAAAGCAATACACGGGATCGACCCGCAATCACGACAACTCGAACAGCAACCGTTATCGTCAATTCGCCCGCGAAATGGATGAGCGACTCTCCAAGCGCTTTGGCCACAATCCCTATGTCATTGGCTGGCAGATCGACAACGAATACTCCAATCAATCGTACGATCCAGCTACGCAGGCGCAATTCCACGCATGGCTCGAGCATCGTTACGGCACTATCGACAAGTTGAATCAAGCCTGGACCACCGCATACGACAATCAAACGTACTCTGCGTTCAACGAGATTCCCCTCGTCAACGGAACCGGCGACAACAACCCCGGCCTTTGGCTCGACTCTAAGCGCTTCATCAGCGAATCGCTTCGTGACTACCAAAAAGTCCAGATCGACGCCATCCGCAAGTACGCAGAGCCCCGCCAGAAGATCACGACCAACATGATGGGCTGGTATGACCTGTATGACCACTACACCGTCGGCCAGGATCTGGATATCATCGGCTGGGACAATCCTCAGGTGGAAGGGAGCTTCGATCCCATCAAGAACGGCGCGCCGCATGATCTCATGCGCGGTCTCAAGGGCCAAAACTACTGGGTCATGGAAACCACTGCTGGCCCTCGTGGCGGCGGCGACGCCAGCATCCAGCTCGACAAAGGTGCCATGCGCACTGCCATATGGGCCGACATCGGCCACGGCGCCGACCTCGTCAGCTACTGGCAGTGGCGCGACGCCCTCAATGGCGGCGAAGCAAATCATGGCGCCCTGGTGGATGTGGACGGCGAGCCGGATCCGATCTACACAGAGTACTCCCAGATAGGCAGAGAGTTCGAAAAAGCCGGTTCGGCTATCCAGGGAACGTCCCCGGAGGCAAGCGTTGCCATCCTGCACTCCTATCCCAGCAGATGGGACATTAACTGGCAGAAGATGAATCCTGCCTACGATGCAATCAACAGTCTCATGAGCTACTACACTCCGCTTCATGAGCTGGGCTACACCATTGATATCGTTCCTCCTGACCGCGATCTCTCGAAGTACAAGCTCGTCATCGCCCCCGGCCTCGAAGTTCTCACACAGGCTGAAGCCGACAACCTTACACGCTATGTCAAGGGAGGCGGACACCTGGTTTTCGGACAACGCTCCGCGATGAAAGACGAAAATAATTCTCGCTGGCCGCAGCGACAACCCGGGCCCCTCACGCAGCTCCTCGGCGCTCGCGTAGAACAGTTCACCTCTCTCAAGAACCCCGTTGCGATCTCTGGCGAATGGGGCGAATCCAAAGGGGAACTCTTCGCCGAGCAGCTTCGCCCACAGGCAAGTGATGTTAAGGTGCTGATGCGCTATCAAGCACCCCACTCCTGGCTTGACGGCGAGCCGGCAGCCGTTACCCGCAAGATCGGCACCGGCTCGTTCACCTACATTGGTGCCTGGTTCGGCGATGCCGGCATGAAGCGTGCTGTACAGTGGATGCTCACTGAAAGCAGCCTCAAGCCAGACGACTTCGCCGTCCCCGACGGAGTAGAGGTCTATCGCCGTGTCGCTGCCGATAGGAAAGTATTTATTGTCGAGAATCTATCGCACGCTGCACAGACAGTTGTTCTGCCTAACATGATGAAAGACGCGTTGACAGATCAGAGAGTGCATTCCGTCAAACTTCCAGTGTACGGAGTGGCAGTGCTCGTCCAAGCGAAGGATGTGACGCGGTAG
- a CDS encoding CDP-archaeol synthase has translation MHPKLIIQLLALLGLANGMPVIMNKLMGKRWSYPMDGGARFVDGQPLFGASKTVRGTLVAVLATAAGAPLVGLTWKIGVAAGTAAMAGDLFSSFLKRRMRLHVGDRATGLDQIPESLFPLLACHLRLPLTALDIAAVIVAFLLGEVLLSLLFYRLHLRERPY, from the coding sequence ATGCATCCCAAGTTGATTATTCAACTACTGGCGCTGTTGGGGTTGGCCAACGGTATGCCTGTCATTATGAATAAGCTGATGGGCAAGCGCTGGTCGTATCCCATGGATGGCGGGGCCAGGTTTGTTGATGGGCAGCCCCTCTTTGGCGCCTCGAAGACCGTGCGGGGAACTCTTGTCGCAGTGCTGGCAACGGCGGCCGGCGCGCCGCTAGTTGGACTGACATGGAAGATCGGAGTTGCAGCAGGAACAGCCGCAATGGCAGGGGATCTCTTCTCCAGCTTCTTGAAGCGTCGCATGCGTTTGCATGTGGGGGATAGGGCCACCGGCCTCGATCAGATTCCAGAGTCTCTATTTCCACTCCTGGCGTGCCACCTCAGGTTGCCCTTGACCGCGCTGGATATCGCAGCGGTCATTGTAGCCTTTCTTCTGGGCGAAGTGCTTTTGTCGCTGCTGTTCTACCGGCTCCACCTTCGTGAGCGCCCTTATTAG
- a CDS encoding FkbM family methyltransferase gives MGFFRSQVVGSIKWVLDRQGLVLVSTSRFGSYPFADVKRLAAEWKYPVSTVFDVGASEGESTLEALNAFPKARVLGFEPHPSTFASLMAKVGGNSRFQGFNVALGTEIGEVEMIEYDRFKANSLTPNNPHSTRFNKHGRSIRVQETTLDTFCSEHSIDNIDLIKTDVEGFDLVVLQGSGRMLQKRAVKFVLVEFFDLLPKEGVFGGALMPFEDLLGPFGFQFVASYNGYISAAGEMFSTSNALFCLPPLR, from the coding sequence ATGGGTTTCTTCAGGTCGCAAGTTGTCGGGTCAATCAAGTGGGTCCTGGATCGCCAGGGTCTGGTTCTGGTGTCAACGTCGCGCTTTGGCAGCTACCCATTCGCAGACGTGAAGCGGCTGGCGGCTGAGTGGAAGTACCCGGTCAGCACGGTTTTTGACGTGGGAGCCAGTGAGGGCGAGTCGACGCTGGAGGCACTCAACGCGTTTCCGAAGGCCCGCGTCCTGGGCTTTGAACCGCATCCATCAACGTTTGCATCCCTTATGGCCAAGGTCGGCGGAAACTCCCGCTTTCAGGGATTCAATGTTGCTCTGGGGACCGAGATCGGCGAAGTGGAGATGATCGAGTACGATAGGTTCAAAGCCAACAGTCTGACGCCGAACAACCCTCATTCCACGCGATTCAACAAACATGGGCGCAGCATTCGTGTACAGGAAACTACCCTGGATACATTTTGCTCGGAGCACTCCATCGACAACATCGACTTGATCAAAACCGACGTGGAAGGTTTCGACTTAGTCGTTCTTCAAGGCAGCGGTCGGATGCTGCAAAAGCGTGCCGTGAAGTTCGTCCTGGTTGAGTTCTTTGACCTTCTGCCTAAAGAAGGTGTATTTGGCGGTGCGTTGATGCCGTTCGAGGACCTGCTGGGCCCATTTGGATTCCAATTCGTCGCTTCCTATAACGGTTACATCAGCGCCGCAGGCGAAATGTTCTCCACATCGAATGCTCTTTTCTGCCTGCCCCCGCTAAGGTGA
- a CDS encoding sulfatase/phosphatase domain-containing protein: protein MQEPTTINEVVSLLDLTPTLLDGAGIKPVESMRGKPLKALAQDQKTRKTWTSTAYFQISQSICGIRTSDWCYCAFDPTVQRGEAEYSTHYQDFALYSIAGDPAETLNLIGRAEYKEITNHLRAELLKYLIAAGEPEPTITPIHYYA, encoded by the coding sequence ATGCAAGAGCCCACTACGATCAATGAGGTTGTCTCCCTGTTGGATCTGACACCGACCCTGCTGGATGGTGCCGGTATTAAGCCGGTCGAAAGCATGCGCGGCAAGCCGCTGAAGGCCTTGGCGCAGGATCAGAAGACTCGCAAGACATGGACTTCGACAGCGTATTTCCAGATAAGCCAATCGATCTGTGGTATTCGTACCAGCGACTGGTGCTATTGTGCATTTGATCCAACCGTACAGCGAGGCGAAGCCGAATACAGTACGCACTATCAAGACTTCGCACTTTATTCCATTGCTGGCGATCCAGCCGAGACGTTGAACCTCATCGGGCGCGCTGAGTACAAGGAAATTACAAACCATCTCCGCGCGGAGTTGCTGAAGTACCTCATCGCTGCTGGTGAACCAGAACCGACAATTACGCCGATTCACTATTACGCATAA
- a CDS encoding LacI family DNA-binding transcriptional regulator, translating into MHDTSDQVGIKDIARALKVSIGTVDRALHNRSGVSEHTKARVLQRAAELGYRPNLAAQALKLNRRISIAAVLPKEISYFFDPLRAGIRTAAAAPISTQVSLEFHEYPRAGVGEEEAFAHAVQRHYDGIIFLPGNMRRFDPIIRKLTRAGTAMMCVSSDAPNSDRIGSIAAHSYVSGSMAAELLALRLGKRGNVAVFSGELSMMDHAEKLRGFAATLAVQAPHLSLLPALESHERPKDAYRQARQLMQARNRPEGLYLSTANSMPVLQALDELGMLGKVSIVTTDLYHELVPLIELGKVLATLHQRPFTQGKLAFEQLLAYLLRDDKRQPFIRLAPHIVFRSNLSLFSGDIPERQEDIESELRPRREG; encoded by the coding sequence ATGCACGACACCTCCGACCAAGTCGGGATCAAAGATATAGCGCGAGCGCTCAAGGTATCGATTGGGACCGTCGATCGTGCGCTGCACAACCGCTCCGGAGTTAGCGAACACACCAAGGCTCGCGTCCTGCAACGGGCAGCGGAGCTGGGTTATCGCCCCAACCTCGCTGCACAGGCGCTGAAGCTCAATCGTCGCATCTCGATCGCAGCAGTCCTTCCCAAAGAGATCTCCTACTTTTTCGATCCTTTGCGTGCCGGAATTCGCACTGCCGCGGCCGCCCCCATCAGCACGCAGGTTTCGCTCGAGTTCCATGAGTATCCGCGAGCGGGGGTTGGAGAAGAAGAAGCATTTGCGCACGCGGTGCAGCGTCACTACGACGGCATCATATTCCTTCCTGGAAATATGCGGCGCTTCGATCCCATCATCCGGAAGCTTACGAGAGCCGGCACCGCCATGATGTGCGTCAGTAGCGATGCTCCGAACAGCGACCGAATAGGTTCCATAGCCGCGCATTCGTATGTCAGCGGGTCGATGGCGGCCGAATTGCTCGCGCTCCGGCTTGGCAAGAGAGGCAATGTGGCTGTCTTCTCCGGAGAGCTCTCTATGATGGACCACGCCGAAAAGCTGCGCGGCTTTGCCGCCACGCTTGCAGTTCAAGCTCCGCATCTTTCTCTGCTGCCGGCGTTGGAGAGCCATGAGAGACCCAAGGATGCGTATCGTCAGGCACGGCAACTCATGCAAGCGCGCAATCGCCCGGAAGGGCTTTACTTGAGTACAGCGAATAGTATGCCAGTATTGCAGGCCCTCGATGAGCTTGGCATGCTCGGCAAGGTCTCCATTGTTACGACCGATTTGTATCACGAGCTAGTTCCCCTAATTGAACTTGGAAAAGTTCTTGCGACCCTGCATCAACGCCCCTTTACGCAAGGAAAGCTTGCCTTTGAACAGTTGCTTGCCTATCTGCTGCGAGATGATAAGCGCCAGCCTTTTATTCGGCTGGCGCCCCATATTGTCTTCCGCAGCAATCTGTCGCTCTTTAGCGGCGATATCCCCGAACGCCAGGAAGACATCGAATCGGAACTGCGACCGCGGCGGGAAGGTTGA
- a CDS encoding glycoside hydrolase family 97 protein, whose translation MINRICCSFALVGLAIAFPIAGISQATTPSVSSPDGQLVMSFSVQPSASLGEDGSGRLMYSVTFHGKPVIDKSALGLDLDDKTPLGMNVTITGSKADSGVDDYSLAFTKVSHVHDTYNSLAVTVNEAGSQGGRSMIVEARAYNSGIAFRYVLPKQAAIPSLHVSGEDTEFRFTQDDTAWVLALPGYRSSYESEYVRYNLSSLSNQGGISSKFLIGMPVLLQQPGGAWMSLMEADLEGNSSAYVTNPTGSWAGHMFSVKLSPREDDPAYAVIGDLPHHSAWRVLGVADEPGRLVEANLQTDLSPPNRVQDTSWIHPGKASWNWWVDNVNKDGNSGNKYFTTDTMKEYVDFAAAAGFPYFFLDAGWAARDITQMNGRVDIPALVQYAAKKNVKVWIWLYSESVMRQMKEAFPVYEKWGVAGLKIDFVNRDDQDGIQFFYDVARYGAEHHLMIDFHGCHTPWGLMRAYPNVMSYEGVLGLENNKMGRRDSPVDRSVFPFTRLLAGPMDYTPGAFDNATEAGFVARNAAPMAMGTRAQQLALYVVYENPIPMVSDSPQNYKGQAAFQFLKDVPTTWDETHVLSGAPGEFATIARRHGNEWYLGSMTNWDARTLQVPLQFLGAGSYVAEIYEDGPDAATQPKHVTIRKENVTAKTTMTLRLAPGGGAAIRFVPKK comes from the coding sequence ATGATCAATCGCATCTGCTGTTCCTTTGCTCTTGTAGGCTTGGCGATTGCCTTTCCGATAGCCGGCATCTCACAGGCCACGACTCCAAGCGTGAGTTCCCCTGATGGACAATTGGTGATGAGCTTTTCTGTTCAGCCTTCGGCTTCCTTGGGTGAGGACGGCAGTGGGCGGCTGATGTACTCGGTCACGTTCCATGGCAAACCGGTGATTGATAAGTCGGCGCTGGGCCTCGATCTGGATGACAAGACGCCGCTTGGTATGAACGTGACCATCACAGGCAGCAAGGCCGACAGCGGCGTTGACGATTATTCGCTGGCGTTCACCAAAGTGAGCCATGTACACGATACCTACAACAGCCTCGCGGTAACGGTGAATGAAGCAGGTTCTCAGGGTGGGCGTTCGATGATCGTGGAGGCACGAGCCTATAACAGTGGCATTGCCTTTCGCTACGTGCTGCCGAAGCAGGCTGCGATACCAAGCCTACATGTTAGCGGCGAGGACACCGAGTTTCGCTTTACGCAGGACGACACAGCCTGGGTGCTCGCTTTGCCGGGTTATCGTTCCAGCTATGAGAGCGAGTATGTACGCTACAACTTATCCTCGTTGAGCAACCAGGGAGGCATTTCAAGCAAGTTTCTGATCGGGATGCCCGTATTACTGCAGCAGCCGGGGGGTGCGTGGATGTCTCTGATGGAAGCTGATCTGGAAGGGAACAGCTCGGCATACGTGACCAACCCCACGGGCAGTTGGGCGGGTCATATGTTCAGTGTTAAGTTGTCGCCTCGTGAAGACGATCCTGCATATGCGGTAATCGGTGATTTACCGCACCACTCGGCGTGGCGGGTCCTCGGTGTGGCGGATGAGCCGGGACGCCTGGTGGAGGCCAACCTGCAAACTGACCTGAGTCCGCCAAATCGCGTGCAGGACACAAGTTGGATCCATCCGGGGAAGGCATCGTGGAACTGGTGGGTCGATAACGTCAACAAAGATGGCAACTCCGGAAATAAATACTTCACTACCGACACGATGAAGGAATACGTGGATTTTGCAGCCGCAGCAGGGTTCCCCTATTTCTTTCTGGATGCGGGATGGGCGGCGCGCGATATAACGCAGATGAATGGCCGTGTCGACATACCGGCGTTAGTACAGTATGCAGCTAAGAAGAACGTGAAGGTATGGATATGGCTGTACTCGGAATCGGTGATGCGCCAGATGAAAGAAGCTTTCCCCGTATACGAGAAGTGGGGCGTTGCTGGGCTCAAAATCGACTTTGTTAACCGCGACGATCAGGATGGTATCCAGTTTTTCTATGACGTGGCCCGCTATGGCGCGGAGCATCATCTGATGATCGACTTCCATGGATGCCACACGCCGTGGGGGCTGATGCGAGCTTATCCGAACGTGATGAGTTACGAAGGCGTACTTGGCTTGGAAAACAACAAGATGGGCCGCCGAGATAGCCCAGTAGACAGGTCAGTCTTTCCGTTCACGCGGCTGCTGGCAGGACCGATGGACTACACGCCCGGGGCCTTCGATAACGCCACCGAAGCAGGGTTTGTGGCTCGCAACGCCGCTCCGATGGCGATGGGAACACGGGCCCAGCAACTGGCGCTGTATGTGGTGTATGAGAACCCAATTCCGATGGTCTCGGATAGCCCGCAGAATTATAAGGGACAGGCGGCATTTCAGTTTCTGAAGGATGTGCCGACAACATGGGACGAGACGCATGTTCTGAGCGGAGCGCCCGGTGAGTTTGCCACTATTGCGCGTAGGCATGGGAACGAGTGGTACTTAGGTAGCATGACGAACTGGGACGCCCGGACGTTGCAGGTCCCCCTGCAGTTTCTAGGAGCAGGCAGCTACGTGGCAGAGATCTATGAGGATGGTCCGGATGCGGCCACTCAGCCAAAGCATGTCACCATTCGCAAAGAAAATGTAACCGCAAAGACGACAATGACTCTGCGCCTTGCTCCCGGAGGTGGTGCGGCCATCCGTTTCGTGCCAAAGAAGTAG
- a CDS encoding metallophosphoesterase translates to MQQDIVKKLEQRLGRVHAQQRLGLEKDHEDILGHGINFFHPENWYSTHSILQFALKLTGLYWRGNKNTERIQVRHNVIELAGIPTLFDGYTMLHITDLHADMNPGPIQRLIEILPNVAYDICVMTGDFRGQTFGPFDAALEGLASVRKHLPMPVYAVLGNHDTIRMVPEIEAMGIRMLLNESVTLVRRDQRIYLAGIDDAHYYRADNIQKAASSIPRDEISILLSHTPEVYRQAAHAGFRVMLSGHTHGGQICLPGSIPITLDSVLPRRMGAGSWRYGDMTGYTSVGVGSSIAPVRFNCLPEITLHHLRKKNSISA, encoded by the coding sequence ATGCAGCAAGATATCGTTAAAAAGTTGGAACAGCGCCTGGGAAGAGTGCATGCCCAGCAGCGACTCGGACTCGAAAAAGATCACGAGGACATACTCGGCCACGGTATTAATTTTTTTCATCCCGAGAACTGGTACTCGACGCACTCCATTCTTCAATTTGCGCTCAAGCTGACGGGGCTCTACTGGCGTGGCAACAAGAACACAGAACGCATACAGGTACGGCACAACGTCATTGAGCTGGCAGGCATTCCCACACTGTTTGACGGCTATACGATGCTTCACATCACCGATTTACACGCGGACATGAATCCGGGGCCCATTCAGCGCCTGATAGAGATTCTTCCTAACGTGGCGTACGACATCTGTGTCATGACCGGCGACTTCCGGGGTCAAACGTTCGGCCCATTCGACGCGGCTCTGGAGGGACTAGCGAGCGTGCGCAAACACCTCCCGATGCCGGTTTACGCGGTACTTGGCAATCACGACACGATCAGGATGGTCCCCGAAATCGAAGCGATGGGAATTCGAATGCTTCTTAATGAATCGGTGACGCTCGTGCGCCGAGACCAGCGAATTTATTTGGCTGGCATTGATGATGCCCACTACTATCGCGCGGACAATATTCAAAAAGCAGCCTCCTCTATTCCGCGCGATGAGATTTCCATTCTCCTTTCGCATACGCCGGAGGTCTACCGGCAGGCTGCACATGCGGGTTTTCGGGTCATGCTGAGCGGACATACCCATGGCGGACAAATATGCCTGCCGGGTTCCATTCCCATCACTCTGGATTCGGTCCTGCCCCGACGGATGGGAGCCGGATCTTGGAGATACGGTGATATGACAGGCTACACCTCGGTTGGAGTTGGATCGTCGATCGCCCCCGTGCGCTTCAACTGTCTTCCGGAGATCACCCTTCACCACCTGCGCAAGAAAAATTCAATATCTGCCTAA
- a CDS encoding putative Ig domain-containing protein: MGCKLNRRSRSFSLILLWMACQSLSAFGHALPEVRTPKAPATPRINGPVVYGTRAGHPFLYRIPCTGIRPMRFSVKGLPASLKVDQESGIISGLSPKKQGNYILSVKATNKLGTTSRKFTVVVGDKLGLTPQMGWNDWYTHYAHPTDGNIRAAADAMISSGMADYGYQYIDIDDAWARKPGSDVPELMGPPRDKNGSILSNNRFPDMKALTDFIHSRGLKAGIYSSPGPLTCARFDGSYGHEEADAQRVSQWGFDLLKYDMCSYRTVMKDRSLPELQKPYIKMGSLVHNLDRDVVFNMCQYGMGDVWKWGAAVGGSSWRTTGDLGLAKNDSLPGFYSVGFANAALDKYAGPGGWNDPDYILIGTVGDANKQGLSPQPTRLTPEEQYSYMSMWSLMASPLFFSGDMTKLDKFTLGVLDNSEVIDIDQDSLGKQAKIFRHTRQEFILVKPLADGSLAVGLFNVGSVPLRMSVGWKDLGLEGSAQVRDVWRQKSLGSFANSFSSQVAVHDVVLIRIKPRKITKK; the protein is encoded by the coding sequence ATGGGATGCAAACTAAATCGCCGTTCGCGCTCTTTTTCGCTCATTCTACTCTGGATGGCCTGTCAGTCGTTGTCTGCGTTCGGCCACGCATTGCCAGAGGTTCGTACGCCCAAAGCACCTGCAACTCCACGCATTAACGGCCCGGTAGTTTACGGTACGAGAGCCGGACACCCATTTCTCTATCGCATCCCTTGTACAGGTATACGTCCGATGCGCTTCTCGGTAAAAGGACTTCCGGCATCGCTTAAAGTGGATCAGGAATCCGGGATTATTTCTGGGCTTTCTCCAAAGAAGCAGGGCAATTACATCTTGAGCGTAAAAGCAACAAACAAGCTAGGCACAACATCTCGGAAGTTCACTGTTGTAGTCGGCGACAAGCTTGGTCTTACTCCGCAGATGGGTTGGAACGACTGGTACACGCATTATGCCCATCCTACGGATGGCAACATTCGCGCAGCAGCGGATGCAATGATTTCCTCTGGTATGGCTGATTATGGCTATCAATACATCGATATTGATGACGCATGGGCGCGGAAACCTGGATCCGACGTTCCGGAATTGATGGGACCGCCTCGTGATAAGAACGGTTCTATCCTTTCTAACAATCGTTTCCCGGATATGAAAGCACTTACAGACTTCATCCACTCTCGTGGGTTGAAAGCTGGTATTTATTCTTCGCCCGGGCCTCTTACCTGTGCAAGGTTTGATGGGTCGTATGGTCATGAAGAAGCGGACGCTCAACGTGTGTCGCAGTGGGGATTCGACCTGCTCAAATATGATATGTGCAGTTACAGAACTGTTATGAAAGACCGGAGTTTGCCGGAACTTCAAAAGCCATATATTAAGATGGGTAGCCTGGTCCACAACTTGGATCGGGACGTCGTTTTCAATATGTGCCAATATGGCATGGGAGATGTCTGGAAGTGGGGAGCTGCGGTTGGCGGATCATCATGGCGCACGACCGGCGATCTTGGGTTAGCTAAGAACGACTCTTTGCCAGGGTTCTATTCTGTCGGTTTTGCAAATGCTGCTTTAGATAAGTACGCCGGGCCGGGAGGATGGAATGACCCAGACTACATCCTGATTGGAACCGTGGGAGACGCTAATAAACAGGGCCTGTCACCACAGCCAACACGTCTGACGCCCGAGGAACAATATAGCTACATGTCGATGTGGTCGCTCATGGCATCGCCGCTTTTCTTTTCTGGTGACATGACGAAGTTAGATAAATTTACGTTGGGTGTGCTGGATAACTCGGAAGTCATTGATATAGATCAGGACTCTCTAGGTAAGCAAGCAAAAATTTTCCGGCATACACGCCAGGAATTTATTCTCGTTAAGCCGTTGGCCGATGGCTCTCTGGCTGTAGGTCTCTTCAATGTTGGCTCCGTCCCGCTCAGGATGTCCGTGGGCTGGAAAGATCTTGGTCTGGAGGGAAGTGCGCAAGTTCGTGATGTCTGGCGCCAAAAGAGTCTTGGTTCCTTTGCAAATAGCTTTAGTTCACAAGTGGCAGTCCATGACGTGGTGCTGATAAGAATTAAACCAAGAAAAATTACAAAGAAGTAA